The genomic window taataataaaaaaaaataaataaataataaaataaaataataacaatacaaatatacaataattacaagaattatatataatacatatatatgtatatattacCCCCAAACGTTGTGTTTCAAAAATTATGTTTTTCTTCTcaatttttctttttagTATAATGTTCATGTCAGGTTCAGCTTCGATTATATCCTTTAACGTCTTTTTCGCACATGCATATAATTCATTAAATACAAGTCCTTTTATTTGCCACATTTCTATTCCTAATTCAAAATTTTCTAAATCATTATATGATATACTCATCTCTTTTTCTGTCCATATTGGCACTGTACAAAATTGTTAAAATGgaataaatatgtatatctgtatcatatatatatatatatatatatatatatatatatatcatgtatataaattatgtatttggatttattcttttttacaTGGAACTCTCAAGTATTTAACTTCTCCTGCTTCGAAAGTATATCCAGGAGTATACAAAACTTCGTTCTTCAAAGATCCATAAAGTTTTAGTTTtctataaaataatatgtataaataaataacatacatacatacatacatacatacatacatacatacatacatacatacatacatacatacatacatacatatatatatatatatatatatatatatatatatatatatatatatatatcttataggtgtaataaaaacatttttgAGCCTACTTGTTGTTTCCAAAAGATACTAAGTAAAAATTCTTCTGTTTTTGACTCTCtaaattatgaatatattttataaaaaattctaAACGCCACAATCTGGGTTTTAGCATTGGGTTATAGAATTCTTTTATACTTTGCTCTCtctaaaaatatatataaaaaaaaatatatatatataaaaaaaaatatatatatataaaaaaatatatacataaaaaaatatatacataaaaaaatatatacataaaaaaagatatacataataaCCTTGTgtttgatatatatatatatatatatatatatatatatatatatatatgtatgtattttcttaaataatacatatttgattaaatatatgtattatattgaTCTGTTTACTTTTAATTCCTCATATAAATCAAGAAATGGCTCTTCTATATCCTCTTCATCATCAGTTGTACTTATACTCTCCTCACTCATAATTTCCTCctcttttattttaattgGTTTAATCATCTTACTGGACAAATAATTCTATATAcatttcaaaaaaaaaaaaaaaagtacatatgtatatatatatatatatatatatatatatgtatataccATATTACATAAATGGACATgttttatacatatatttaatatataatatgaaaattttgtttatttattgtatcattttatttttatataataaccaattttttatttatgtcCCTTCCATTATAATCTTCATCAAATAAAGGTACTTCTAAAAAATGATCCTTTGGTTTTCTTTCGTTTCCATCATCATCATAGTCCTTTCCCTCATACTCTTCTTCAGTAATATATTCTTCACTCAAATGTTCTTTCTTGTATTCTTCTTTGTATAACCATATTTCATCATTAAGCTCACCTATATGAActtgtttttttaatttccCTTTTTCTAaatctttattttcttcattgtaataaaatatatcctttaatttatttattaaaaacattttttacaaaaaatattcatatgctccttcatataaaatatataaaatattatcaaaaCGATGAGCATACGAAAGGTCTTTCATACCTTTTTACTAACATCGTTTTGGTAACTAAGGTAGTTAACattctttttcatttgtatCTAATTCgtttgttttatattattatttcttttttaaattggAAACTATAATTAAAGCATGCACTTGAAGGcatttcaaaaaaaaaaaaaaataaataaataaataaaataaataaaataaaataaaataataataataataaaaagaagaagaagaatactatatatatttttttaatatataattttatttttcattgttatatgtctttttttttttttttttttttttttcttcttcttttttttaatttaaaaagaaatacaTGATGAATAATTTTAGAAAACTATATAAGactttataattatattattatatattcactttatatatatttatatatgtgtaatTAATACGAGAGAAAATATTTCAGAGAATTTTTTGATTTAATCtgtttattaatatttcaaacattaatgaaatatatcatttaaaaaattttcatgTATCCAAAGTTTTGTTTTCTcttaattatatatcataaactggattacacatatatgtataattagtgggaaaaaaaaaaaaaataaatataatatatatatatatatatatatatatatatagtaaatGCATCAACAtggaataaaaaaaaaatatacatataaaatatacatataagaatacatatatatttatatttatgtttatgtttatatttatatttatgtttatgtttatttttatgtttatatcCATCTGAAGCATATAATTTACAATAAGAAGGGAGAAATATCCGACCTTTTCtgatattttattgtaCTTCTTGAGTAGCTATTTTCAGTGTTATTATAAATGGGATGCTTTTCTTTAGTAAAGACATATTtgttcataaaatatatgatatcATTTGTAGAAAAGAAggatattaatatattttttttttcatcattagTAAAATTAGTAAATTCtgaattatttaatagAGAAGAAAAATTACGTTCCACATATTCTTCCTTATCTTTTCTTAATGTTCGTTTTGTTAAATCTCTTTTAATTTGTTGAACACAttctataaataatttttcatattttgatttttcGATATAACAATTTGCTAATTTTTGTTGTAAACTAGAATTTACATtgatttgtttttttaattttttttctagATTGGTTATTTTCAAATTGATTTGTTTATATGTTTCATctttgtttatatttttttgatcatcatttttttttatatcacAAAACAAATGTTTTCTATCATTTCTTTCATTacatatttcttttttttttaaatgaattTCACTTTCtgatttttttatttttataattttatcatcttttacaatatcattttccttttttatattttctttataaataattttttcatatattttatataattttctttctaaaaataacatatgGCTTTTCATAAGTTCACTATTCCTTTTCCATTTATCAgcttctttttttaaatattcagATATTTTATCTAACCTTAAACATTCGTTTATATACCACTTCAATTCCTTTTGtaatttcttcattttctcgtcttttaatttttttattttttcttcttttacGATCTTTTTTAACACACCTATTTCTTTTTGAACATCATACATATACGTATTAAATgctaatatatatttctcttcattatcttttaatatattgttaAATTGAATATTCATATCTTCAATAGTACTATTCAATGAAGCAAAGCATTTCTGAACATCATTCTgaatatcatcattattcttttcatttatattctCTACATATTTACTTGAAACaattttattcttattactattattaccATTTAATGTTGGACCTCCCTTATTGTATTTATCACACTGCAAATTTTCCTTAGTCATTTCTCCTATTACCATTTATAATAAgtatcaatatatattgtaaaaaGACTACacaaatgtatatataaatgaatacatatatatatatatatatatatatatatatattatgtatatattatattcacatatactttttttttttttttttttttttttttttttttttttt from Plasmodium reichenowi strain SY57 chromosome 6, whole genome shotgun sequence includes these protein-coding regions:
- a CDS encoding hypothetical protein (conserved Plasmodium protein, unknown function); protein product: MTKENLQCDKYNKGGPTLNGNNSNKNKIVSSKYVENINEKNNDDIQNDVQKCFASLNSTIEDMNIQFNNILKDNEEKYILAFNTYMYDVQKEIGVLKKIVKEEKIKKLKDEKMKKLQKELKWYINECLRLDKISEYLKKEADKWKRNSELMKSHMLFLERKLYKIYEKIIYKENIKKENDIVKDDKIIKIKKSESEIHLKKKEICNERNDRKHLFCDIKKNDDQKNINKDETYKQINLKITNLEKKLKKQINVNSSLQQKLANCYIEKSKYEKLFIECVQQIKRDLTKRTLRKDKEEYVERNFSSLLNNSEFTNFTNDEKKNILISFFSTNDIIYFMNKYVFTKEKHPIYNNTENSYSRSTIKYQKRSDISPFLL